Below is a window of Acidobacteriota bacterium DNA.
GCGATGAATTGATCACGCAACCAACCGCATTGACGCGCGACTTGCACGGCCTGGCCCTGTCGGAATTTGCCGCGCGCCTGAAATTCCACGCGCCTGACAATCAGCCTGACAATCAGCCTGACAATCAGCCTGACAACCAGAAGGACGAACAAGCTGTGCCGGAAAGCACGCCGAAAAAGGCTGCCCAGGCTGAAACCAAAACGGAAGAAGATCAGATTGCGGAAAAACGTATGGCCGAGCTAAAGGCCGTGCATTTCAACGGCAGGCTACGGGCGCCCGTCATTCACTTGGGCGACAAAGAGGGCGCGCTGTTGGCCGATTTCAATTACGGCGCGGGGCGCGTCGTGTTTTTGTCCGATCCTTTCGTCGTCGCCAATCACGGGCTGGCGCGCGGGGCGAATCTGCAACTGGCGCTCAACCTGATCAACGCGCTGCGCCAGGCCGGCCGCCCGATCCTGTTTGACGAATATCACCACGGCTATCGCAGCGAAGAGAATGCACTGGTGCGCTACTTTCACGGCACGCCGTTCTGGTGGGTGCTGGGGCAGTTGCTGCTGTTGGGCTTGCTGCTGGTTTACAGCCAAGGCAAGCGCTTTGCCCGCCCGCTGCCCTTGCCGCAAGTAGACCGTCATTCGCCGCTCGAATTTGTCGGCTCGATGGCCAGCTTGCAGCAGGCTGCGCAGGCCCGCGATCTGGCGATTGAAAACATCTACCCGCGTTTCAAAACGCGTTTGTGCCGCCGCCTGGGTTTGTCCGGCAAAGCCGGGCCGACCGAAATTGCCGCAGCCATGCGCGAGCGCCCCCAATTCGCCGCCGTGGCCAATGAGTTGGAACTGGCGTTGCGCGAGAGCGAATACGTGTTGCAGGGCGACCGCATTGACGATCAGCGGCTGGTGGAATTAGTGGCGACGTTGCGGCGGGTTGGCGCTGAGTTGGCGCGATAGCAGCGGGCATAAATTGCCGCAACAACCCGTCCGCAGCCTTCGTATCCTGAGTTCGCATCAACGAACTTTCACTCATCATCAACGGAGACGCTTATGTTTTGTCCAGGCTGTGCCATTCCAGTTACCGACGAGACGAAATTCTGCAAAAGCTGCGGCGCAAACTTGCGCGGCGTGCGCGAAGCGATGACGGGGCGCGACGAGCCATTCGACTGGTCGAAAACCTGGGTCGCCGAGATTTTCATGACCGAAGAAGAGCGGGCGCGGCGGCGCGGCGTCACGCCTGAACAAAAACGCCTGAATGAAATCAAGGCCGGGGTTATCACGACACTGGCCGGTGTTGGGGCGATGATCTTTTTGTATTTTTTTCTGGGCGCAGTGGCGAACCATGAACCGGACAAAGACGCCGAAATCGTCCGCCGCATCTGGCTGGCGGGCGTCGTTCCCTTCCTCGTCGGCATCGGCCTGCTCATTAACGGCATCTTCCTGACCAAGCACCCAGTGCGGCAGGCAACGTCACCGCCGCTGCCCACGCCACTGCCAGCACCTACGACCAATCAACTCGAAGCGCCGCGCACGAATGCCAGCGTCGTCGAACACACCACCGCCCATTTGCCCGAACGGCGCGCAGCCGTTTCAGCAGTGCGCGGTGAAGATGGGCGCTGAAATGGATTGCCACAGAGGCACAGAGCGAGGGCTTTGGGGACTGGCAACCCAATGCTATTACTCTATGCCTCTGTGGCTCTGTGGCAAAGCTTCCGTTTATTTCTTCGGCTTCGCGCCCTCTTCAAATACAACCTCGCCATTCACCACGGTCAACGCACAGCGCGTTTTCAAAATTTCAGATTCGGGAATCGTCATGATGTCCGCCGACAGCACCGTCAAATCAGCCAG
It encodes the following:
- a CDS encoding DUF4350 domain-containing protein encodes the protein MRQYLSLILTFGLVLLVLIGLSAAGSLEFDRQDENELAPVRSSYNPGPTGTRALYQLLEETNYPVARWRERFGELKHKAAGGLLILVGPFAAADELEEPEVKALQAWLNAGGRTLVISRAPAEQFGDYTIQAKMPDKLPAASAPPEQIVNPKSDELITQPTALTRDLHGLALSEFAARLKFHAPDNQPDNQPDNQPDNQKDEQAVPESTPKKAAQAETKTEEDQIAEKRMAELKAVHFNGRLRAPVIHLGDKEGALLADFNYGAGRVVFLSDPFVVANHGLARGANLQLALNLINALRQAGRPILFDEYHHGYRSEENALVRYFHGTPFWWVLGQLLLLGLLLVYSQGKRFARPLPLPQVDRHSPLEFVGSMASLQQAAQARDLAIENIYPRFKTRLCRRLGLSGKAGPTEIAAAMRERPQFAAVANELELALRESEYVLQGDRIDDQRLVELVATLRRVGAELAR
- a CDS encoding zinc ribbon domain-containing protein — encoded protein: MFCPGCAIPVTDETKFCKSCGANLRGVREAMTGRDEPFDWSKTWVAEIFMTEEERARRRGVTPEQKRLNEIKAGVITTLAGVGAMIFLYFFLGAVANHEPDKDAEIVRRIWLAGVVPFLVGIGLLINGIFLTKHPVRQATSPPLPTPLPAPTTNQLEAPRTNASVVEHTTAHLPERRAAVSAVRGEDGR